In a genomic window of Phoenix dactylifera cultivar Barhee BC4 unplaced genomic scaffold, palm_55x_up_171113_PBpolish2nd_filt_p 001572F, whole genome shotgun sequence:
- the LOC120108826 gene encoding defensin Ec-AMP-D2-like: MERSRRMLPAILLLVLLIVASEMATMKVEARTCESQSHRFKGPCVRSDNCANVCKTEGFPGGKCRGFRRRCFCTKHC, encoded by the exons ATGGAGCGCTCCCGAAGGATGCTTCCAGCCATCCTTCTCCTTGTGCTGCTTATCGTTGCCTctg AGATGGCTACGATGAAGGTGGAGGCAAGAACATGTGAGTCGCAGAGCCACAGGTTCAAGGGACCATGTGTGCGCTCTGACAACTGTGCAAATGTCTGCAAAACGGAGGGCTTCCCTGGAGGGAAGTGTCGGGGCTTCCGCCGCCGCTGTTTCTGCACCAAACATTGTTGA